In Embleya scabrispora, the DNA window GGCGTCCTGCCCTTCCTCGGCGGCCTGTGGCTCGACGTCGAGGACTCGCTCGCCCTGGACGCCGACCGGGGTACGGCCGAACCACCGCTCGGCGCGGACGTCCTGCGCGTCGCGGTGGTGCGACTGCCTCGGATCAGCAACTTCACCGACATCGACGCGCTTTCCGTCGAGCCCGGCGTGGTGGTGCGCTTCGTGAGCACGCCTGGCGAGATCGCCGACGCCGACCTGGTGGTACTGCCCGGCACCCGGGCGACCGTCGCCGACCTCTGCTGGCTGCGCGAACGCGGCCTGGACACCGCGCTGGCCCGGCGGGCCGCCGAGGGGCGGCCGATCCTGGGCATCTGCGGCGGCTACCAGATGCTCGGGCGCGAGATCGACGACGACGTGGAGAGCCGCGCGGGGACGGTGTCGGGCCTGGGCCTGCTGCCGGTGCGGGTACGCTTCGCCGCCGACAAGACCCTGGCCCGGCCGCGCGGTTACGCCGACGGGTCGCCGGTGACCGCGTACGAGATCCACCACGGCGTGGTCGACGTCGAGGCGGGCGAGCCGCTGTTCACCGACGCCGACGGCGGCGCCCTGGACGGCTGCCGGGTCGGCGCGATCACCGGCACGTTGTGGCACGGCGCACTGGAGAACGACGCCTTCCGCCGCACGTTCCTGTCCCGAACCGCCGCGTACTCCGGCCGCCGCTTCACCGTCTCCCCGAACACCTCCTTCGAAGCCGCCCGCCAATCGCGCCTGGACGCCCTGGGCGACCTGATCGCCGACCACCTCGACAACGCCGCGGTCGACCACCTGATCACCCGAGGCCCCACCCCGGCGCTGCCGTTCGTTCCTCCGGGCGCCTGAGCGCCCCGCGAGGAACCGCCGCGCCCTCTCCCGGTCGTGGGGAAATACCCCGGACGGGACCTCGGGCGATCGCGGATGATGGGCTTGGGGTCGGTGGGGCGGAGAGGTCGGGGGGCTGTGATGCGGGTTTTGTTGGCCGGGGACACGCACGGGAACACGGGACACGTACGTCGTGTGCTCGATGTCGCCGCCGAGCTCGACGTGGATGTGGTCTTCCAGCTCGGCGACTTCGGCTACTGGGAACACGAGCCGTCCGGCGTCCGGTATCTGGACGCGGTCAATCGTTCGGCCCGCTCGCGTGGCGTCGACGTGTACTTCCTGGACGGAAACCACGACAAGTCCTCGCTGCTGATGGAGTCCTACGGCGACCACCGGGACGAGCAGGGTTTCGTGATCGTGCGCCCCCGGGTGCGCTACGCCCCGCGCGGGCACCGGTGGTCCTGGCGGGGGACGAACTTCCTCGCCTTCGGCGGCGCGTTGTCGCTGGATCGGGAGCGGCGACTGGCCGAGGAGCAGCGGCGCTACGAGAAGGCGCTGCGCAAGGAGGGCTTTCGGGTCGGCGCCGGTCGCCCGCCCGCCGCGGTGCCGACCTACGCCGGCAGCCTGTGGTTCCCGGAGGAGGAGGGCACGGACGCCGATGTGGACACGATCCTGGCCGACCCCTCGCCGGTGGGCGTCCTGCTCACCCACGACAAACCGCTGCGGGCCACGCCCGAGTTCAACCGCAAGAGCGAACCGCGCTGCCTGCCGAACCAGGCCCGGATCCAGCGCCTGGTGGACGCCTACCGGCCCGCCGTCGCCGCGCACGGCCACCTGCACTTCCGGTACACCGAGGAACTGGCCCATCCCGACGGGTCGGTGACGCGCGTCGAGGGTCTGGCCGCCGATCCGATGGCGTCCTACGACGTCCCCGGCTACCGGGTCGCCGATTCGTGGCTGCTCCTCGACCTGGCCGCGTTGCCCTCGGCGGCCGGTGCCGATCCCGGCACGGTGGAGGCGGGCACCGGCTCCTGACGAGCCGTCGGCGCCGAGCGTATACGCCTCGACGAAGCGGGGGAGGGTGGATAACCTCGGCACGCACACATGATCGAATCCCCGAGTCGAATCGAGCCGAATCGAGCCGGTCCGACGCGGGCCGATGCGGGCGGCCTTCGGACGGGTGATGCACGAGAGGGACCGCGTGTCCGACACCCCCACCGCCGACGCTGCGCCCACCGAGGCCGTGCGCCGGCGTCGCCGCACCCCGCTCCTGGTGGTCGGCGGAATCGTTACGGCAGCGCTCGTGGCCGGCGCCCTGACGATCGGCGGCGCCTTCGACGGCGACGGCGACTCCACGGTCCCGACCGCGCGGGAACGCCCCGCCGACGGCGCCCCGCCGCCCGCGACCTCCGGAACGCCGGAACCGCCCGCCACCGTCACCCGCATCACGCACGCCGACGTCAAGGCCCTCACCGACGCCCGCACCAGGGCGCTCCGGGACGGCGACGCGACCGCGTTCGTGACCGGGATCGACCCGGCGGACGCGGAACTCCTGGCCGCGCAGCGCCGATTGCTCGCCAACCTGCGGCTGTTCCCCTTCGCCAGGGCCGAGTTCCTGCCGCCGACGGGCCTGGACGTGGTGCGGGCGGAGGATGCGGGCGCGTACTCGTACGACATAGTGATCGTGTTCTCCCACCAACTCGAGGGAATCGACAGCGAGCCGGTCGCCGAGGCCTACACCTGGACGCTGAGCCGGGCCTCGATCGACGCGCCGGTGCGGATCACCAAGATCGTCGGGAGCAACCCGACGTCGCATCCGACCCGGCCGGTCCGGTATCCGGCGGCGTGGGACGGCGACGAACTCGCCGTGGTCGAACGCGAACACATCCTGCTCGCGGTCGCCGCGACGGACCGGGCCCGGGCCGCGGCGTGGGCCGATCGCGCCGAACTCGCCGCGAAGCGCAACGCGGAGGCGTGGCACGGGCCGGCGATCACCCCTCGGCGCTTCGCGGTCTTCGTCCCGACGAAGCGGGAGACGGTGCGCGGCGTGCTCGGCGCCCTGACGGGCTCCTGCGAACTCGTCACGCCCGCGCGGCCCGGCGGCGGCAGCATGCCGCCCGTCGGCGCCCGGGTCACCTTCGACGGCACCGACACCGCGTTCGCGTCCTCGACGAACCCGGACACCGGCATCGGCCTGATCCGTCGGGAGCTGGCCGAGGCCATGGTGGCGCAGTTCGCACGATCGTCTTTGATCGGCGGCGGCGGCCGATCCCGCTGGGTCTCCGAGGGCTTCGCGTACTACCTCGCCGGTGACAACAGCTACCGGGACGCGGCCCGGGCCGAGCTGCGGGCCGGGCGGTTCGGCGGCAAACTCCCCGTCGACACCGACCTGCTGCCGAAGGCCAAGGGTGATCAGGCCGCCGGAGCGGCCTTCCACATCAGCATGCTGACGATCCGTTACCTCGCCGAGAAGTACGGCGCGGCCAAGGCGGACGAGTTCGTGGTCGCGATGTACGCGGACCCCGCCTCGCTCGACGCCGCGATCAAGGCGGCGAGCGGGCTGGACCGCGAGGCGTTCGAGGCCGGATGGGCGGACTACGTACGGGCCGAGATCGGCGGTTGACCGGCGGCGGCTACCGCGCGTGACCGCACCCGGGCCCCACTGCCGAGGCTGTCCGGGGACGTGGATAACCTCGGCGAACACATGATCGGATCGCCGATTCCGGGGCCGGGGGCGGAATCACCGGACCGGCGGTCCAGGGGAGGACTGGCATGTCCGACATGCCCAACATCGCCGACGGCGTGCCACACCCGCCGAGCGGCACCACAGCAGACCACGAACAGCCGTCCACGGGGTGGGACATGGGCAGCAACGAGGACGCACAGGAAAACCCGGGCGGCCCGACGGAGGAGC includes these proteins:
- a CDS encoding cobyric acid synthase, giving the protein MNGALLVAGTTSDAGKSVVVAGLCRRLAREGVKVAPFKAQNMSLNSMVTADGAEIGRAQAMQAAAARIEPEAVMNPVLLKPGGLMSSQVVLLGKPIAEVGALNYRDLKPRLFEAVLESLADLRARYDVVVCEGAGSPTEINLRDRDITNMGLARAARLPVLVVGDIDRGGIFASFFGTLALLSREDQELVCGFVINKFRGDARLLDPALTRMRELTGRPVMGVLPFLGGLWLDVEDSLALDADRGTAEPPLGADVLRVAVVRLPRISNFTDIDALSVEPGVVVRFVSTPGEIADADLVVLPGTRATVADLCWLRERGLDTALARRAAEGRPILGICGGYQMLGREIDDDVESRAGTVSGLGLLPVRVRFAADKTLARPRGYADGSPVTAYEIHHGVVDVEAGEPLFTDADGGALDGCRVGAITGTLWHGALENDAFRRTFLSRTAAYSGRRFTVSPNTSFEAARQSRLDALGDLIADHLDNAAVDHLITRGPTPALPFVPPGA
- a CDS encoding metallophosphoesterase family protein: MRVLLAGDTHGNTGHVRRVLDVAAELDVDVVFQLGDFGYWEHEPSGVRYLDAVNRSARSRGVDVYFLDGNHDKSSLLMESYGDHRDEQGFVIVRPRVRYAPRGHRWSWRGTNFLAFGGALSLDRERRLAEEQRRYEKALRKEGFRVGAGRPPAAVPTYAGSLWFPEEEGTDADVDTILADPSPVGVLLTHDKPLRATPEFNRKSEPRCLPNQARIQRLVDAYRPAVAAHGHLHFRYTEELAHPDGSVTRVEGLAADPMASYDVPGYRVADSWLLLDLAALPSAAGADPGTVEAGTGS